The window AAGTGTTGAGTTTTTCCGGCAGGTATTCAAAGTTCTCGCCAATTTCTTCATCGGAAAAATATGCTGATAAATCATTGATCGTAAAAAGCAATATCGTATCATTCTTTCCGCCAAGATCTTTCCAATTGGTTATTTGCTGATCAAATATTTGTTTCAATTGTGCCGCTGTAAGATGTTCAACGGGATTATTTTTATTGACGACGATGACGTTGCGATTTTCAAGTGGAGAAGTGGTAAACAAGCCAAGACCTTCCTTGAAAAGAAAGATTACAATCAATAGAACTGTAATGGTTGTCAGTGAACCGCTCATCAGCAGCAAACCTTCAATGAACTTCTCAGTAAACCTTTTTAAAAAATGCTTCACCTGGCTGTTTTGTTAATCTTGTTGTAACAATTCATTCACAACTTTTGTTTGCTTACACAAACAGCAGTGGTAAAAAATTACCACCGCTGTTTCAAAATTCAAGGGGATGAATTTTGATTTTCAGGAATGTGCCCTAAAACCCAACTTATTTCAGAGAAATATAACCAACTTTATTTACCAGCTCTTGCCCTTCAGCACCCAGTACGTAGTCAATGAATGGTTTTACACTTGCTTCTTTAGAAGTAGGGTAGTAGAAATACAAGGGACGAACGATAGGATAAGTCTTATTTTTTGCCGCTTCCACAGAGGAGTTGACATAAGTTTTTCCCTGGTTGTAAGAAACCGCTACATCTTTCACTTCTTTGGTTACATAGGCAAGGCCAACATAACCAATCGCACCTTTGGTTTGACTTACAGATTGAATGATTGCTCCGGTTGCCGGCATGTTCAAAACAGATGAAGCGTAATTTTTACGGTTCATTACATGTTCTTTGAAGAACTCATAAGTACCGGAACTGGTTTCACGTGAGTAAACGATAATTTGAAGATCATCACCACCCACTTCTTTCCAGTTTTTAATTTTTCCGGTAAAAATTCCTTCCAATTGTTCACGGGTAAGTTTACCTACTTTGTTGGATGGATTTACGATAACGGATAAGGCATCATTCGCGATGATTACTTCTTTGAAAGCACGACCTGCATCCTGAAGCTTCATTCGCTCATCCATTTTAATTTTTCTTGAGGACATCGCGATATCCGTTGAGTTGTCAAGGAGTGCGGAGATTCCAACACCACTTCCGCCACCTACAACAGTAACACTTTTACCAGTATTCTTTTTCATAAAAGTTTCCGCTTCTTTTTGAGCAAGTGGCAATACTGTATCACTACCTTTGATCACTATTTTTTGGGCGGATAGAGTTGCAGAAATCCCAAGGGTTAATGCAAATACAATTAGTTTTTTCATTTTATTTTTGATTAGATACTTCTGTTTTGTTTGTTGAATTGGTTGAAATTACTATTTAGAATTTAACCTGCATTCTTAAAGTGAATGAATTGTCTTTTAAATCTTTTGTATAACCGGAAAGACTTGAACTGGTTTCATTAGTTACGACATCGTAATAGGCCGTAAGTTTCACATTCGCATCCCAACGGTATGCTAATCCAAGACCAAGTGTTGTGTATTTGAGATCAGTAGAATTGGTCTTGACAGCATTTGAAGTAACGGATTTACCTATTGCATCACCTTCGATCTCAGTATTTGGATCATACCAGTCGTATTTTACTATTGCCTGGAAACGTGATTGAGCGATGTTCTGCAGGAAGTAAAAATAGGCTCCGCTGAATTTACGTTTGTAAATATCAGTAGTAACAGGAAGGTTAGAGTTAATACTTTTTGTACTTCCTGTATTGCCTGTTCCTGAAGGCTGATCGCCCTGGATATATTCTGCTCTGAGTGTAGTCAAACCAGCTGCCCAATCTATGCTGAATTGAAAGTCAGCACCGTAATACACTCTTTCTGTGAAATTCCGGGTGTTGATGTTGACTGATTTCACATCGTCTTTTTTGCTTTCAATCACATAACCTTTTACACCATTTGAATCCACACCGAATTTGTAAACATTGACAGTATCAATTCTGTAACCACCGGTATAATATGAAAACCCAAGACCATATTTAATCTTTTCAGATTTTGTGGTGCGGTTCATTCCAAGGTGGGCAATGAAGTCCTTCTTTTTATCAAAATCACTTACATTTTCACCAGCGCCAGGTGCACCATTTCCATTAAACCAACCCGCATCCAGTTTCAACCAGTTCCAATTGGAAGTTTTTGGCCCCTGGATACTCAACATTGCTCCGAGATCACGTTCACCCGGGAATATCAATTGAGACATTCTTCCGCGCTCAGGACTTTCTCTAAGGCTGGAGGAATAAACAATTTCATAACCAAATGGACGATTTTGCATACCGGCAGTTACAGAGAACCAACCGGACCATGGATCAGTGAATTTTCCATAAGCGTCTTTTATCGCAAGTCCTTTTTCGGTTACATCAAATTGAAGAACATACTGAGAAGTTGAAATTCCTTTGTCATTTACCGGAGCATCATATTGTGCCTTTAAACGTCCACGACGGATCATAAAACGTTTATCATTTCCGGCTCCAAAAGCTCCACCGTTATAAGCAGCGGCACCTGTTGAATCACCGTATTGAAATTGAGTTTGGATATACCCACTCAATTTGATCCGTTTCAAAACGTCAAGTTCTGAGCGAATACCTGCTACGTGATTGGTTAAAGTGTCTAAAGGATTCACTTCAGCATCCTGAGCAAATGATCCTGTTGCAATAAGATTAGCAACAAGAAAAATGATTTTAGTAAACTTTTGTTTCATGGGTGATTGGTTCATTTATTTAAGCTCAAAGGACGCAAGTGTAAATTATTGCAATATGGTTTCAATATTAAGTGAATGTTAAATGTAAACCGAGAGTATCTATTGTGTTAAGTCCCAATACTGAATTTACTTGTAGTTAAATGTATGATTATCAGTATTTAATGAGATTTTTGCACCTTTTGACTTTGACAGTTTTAGAAAATGCCTGGAAGAAGACGCAAGCTGATTGATTTGCTTGAATTGTGTGATTATATGGAAAATCGGTAACCCAGACCCTTTTGAGTTTGTATGTAATTCTCTCCAAGCTTCCGACGCAGTCTTAAAATATGAACATCAATGGTCCTGTCATTAGAATTAAAAGTACGGGACCACACTTTTTGAAAAATTTCTTCCCTACTGAATAATTTTCCAGGTTGTGAAGCCAGTAGATGAAGTAATTCAAATTCCTTTCTGGAAACTGAAATTTGCTGATGATTTAAATAAACAGAATAAGATTCCCGGTCGATGTAAAAATGTGACCGGCTTTCCATTTTAGCCTGTAGTGAAATGGAATTTCTATTCGCGCCAATTCGTGTGTAAATTCTGCGAATCAATGCTTCTGTTTTAATAGGACGTGGTATGAAATCATCAGCACCTGAATTGAACGCAGCTACTTCCGTTTTTTCGTCCAGTTTTTCTGATAAAATGAGAATCCGGCTGTGTTTAAATTCAGAAGTGGATCGCAATGAATGGCAGAGTTCAAAACAAGCGAGATCCTTTTGCAGAGTATCCAGAAGAATTACATCAGGAATGTTTTTATTGATTGCTTCTGAGATTCTGGAATATTCCTGAATCCAGTTTACCATAAATCCTGAATCTTGCAGGGATTTATCAAGACTTGAAATATCTGATTTCTGAGGTGCGACGAGGAGTACACTATAGGAGGGCTTGGATTGAAATTGCATGATCAAGCCTTTTGTATTAGTTCTTTAATCATTCCAAGGAGAATGGCAGGGCGGATAGGCTTGGTGATGAAATGATCTCCACCTGCATCAATGGCGTTCATGGTGGTGTATTCATCTGAATCAGCTGTCAGAAACAAAATTGGAATGTCCTTGATCAAATCATCATGTTTGATAATTCTACAGGCTTCTATACCTGAAATTCCGGGCATCCGGATGTCCATGATTATTAAATCAGGATGATTCTTTTCTGTCGATGCAATGGCTTCAACACCTGAATTGGCAGTAAATACGATATAATTTTCCTTCTTGAGATTGTATGAAAGTATTTCTACAATATCCGGCTCATCATCTACAACAAGTACTTTCAAAGGAGTTTCCATTTTCATTTTATTTCAAAAGTACACGCATGACATGAACTGGGCATTACTCGTATGTAAACATACTGTTAACGTTTTCAGGTCTGGTTTCGATTCTGTACAGAAAGCTGCCGGGCAGAATGATTCATTTTCCTTTGTATAAAAAGGGTCAACTCGGGAAATTTATCCATGAAAAGCCACGACAGGTTGGTATTCACGGACCCTGAAGGCATTGTCATAACAAGAAGGTTGCAGTGCTTCGATAAACATGTCCGCGAATTCATTTTCGTAATTGTTATCCTGAAAAAAGGAGCCATTAGTACCTGAAAAACTATTGGACATAACCAGAAGTCTGACACCTTGTCCATGAATGGCTAATTGTATATCCAGAAGAGAGTACATTCCCAATGAATCGGATTGTTTCACTGCCCGGATCATTCCCCGTTCCCGGTCATCAGTTTGAATACTAAATTTCATCCTGGCCAAAACTGTGATGCATGACCGGAAAGCTTCTTGTTCCTGGCTATTGTAGACATAGATTTTCATAATTTTTTAAGTGTAAAGGAACAGTCTCAATGTTGAGAAATAATTATTCCCGCATTAAGCCTTAATAAAATTGCGTGTATTTTCGTTACAGGTATATTGGATTTCAGGAATGCGGCAACTTTCTGATTACCATATTATTGCGAGATTATTTCAAGGCATACCATCAGGATGGCAACAAAGAAGAGCTCACTAAAAAAGTTTATGTGGATCATTGCACTGATCCTGTTAGTTGTTGTCGCGGTCCTGGGGACTTTGATTTATAAAAAAATCTATTCTCCCAATGTAATGACCAGTAAAAAAAGTCCCCAGTATATCCTGATTCCAACAGGTTCAACT of the Bacteroidota bacterium genome contains:
- a CDS encoding PstS family phosphate ABC transporter substrate-binding protein, with product MKKLIVFALTLGISATLSAQKIVIKGSDTVLPLAQKEAETFMKKNTGKSVTVVGGGSGVGISALLDNSTDIAMSSRKIKMDERMKLQDAGRAFKEVIIANDALSVIVNPSNKVGKLTREQLEGIFTGKIKNWKEVGGDDLQIIVYSRETSSGTYEFFKEHVMNRKNYASSVLNMPATGAIIQSVSQTKGAIGYVGLAYVTKEVKDVAVSYNQGKTYVNSSVEAAKNKTYPIVRPLYFYYPTSKEASVKPFIDYVLGAEGQELVNKVGYISLK
- a CDS encoding porin — translated: MKQKFTKIIFLVANLIATGSFAQDAEVNPLDTLTNHVAGIRSELDVLKRIKLSGYIQTQFQYGDSTGAAAYNGGAFGAGNDKRFMIRRGRLKAQYDAPVNDKGISTSQYVLQFDVTEKGLAIKDAYGKFTDPWSGWFSVTAGMQNRPFGYEIVYSSSLRESPERGRMSQLIFPGERDLGAMLSIQGPKTSNWNWLKLDAGWFNGNGAPGAGENVSDFDKKKDFIAHLGMNRTTKSEKIKYGLGFSYYTGGYRIDTVNVYKFGVDSNGVKGYVIESKKDDVKSVNINTRNFTERVYYGADFQFSIDWAAGLTTLRAEYIQGDQPSGTGNTGSTKSINSNLPVTTDIYKRKFSGAYFYFLQNIAQSRFQAIVKYDWYDPNTEIEGDAIGKSVTSNAVKTNSTDLKYTTLGLGLAYRWDANVKLTAYYDVVTNETSSSLSGYTKDLKDNSFTLRMQVKF
- a CDS encoding response regulator transcription factor, which gives rise to MQFQSKPSYSVLLVAPQKSDISSLDKSLQDSGFMVNWIQEYSRISEAINKNIPDVILLDTLQKDLACFELCHSLRSTSEFKHSRILILSEKLDEKTEVAAFNSGADDFIPRPIKTEALIRRIYTRIGANRNSISLQAKMESRSHFYIDRESYSVYLNHQQISVSRKEFELLHLLASQPGKLFSREEIFQKVWSRTFNSNDRTIDVHILRLRRKLGENYIQTQKGLGYRFSI
- a CDS encoding response regulator, which produces METPLKVLVVDDEPDIVEILSYNLKKENYIVFTANSGVEAIASTEKNHPDLIIMDIRMPGISGIEACRIIKHDDLIKDIPILFLTADSDEYTTMNAIDAGGDHFITKPIRPAILLGMIKELIQKA